In the Arachis ipaensis cultivar K30076 chromosome B04, Araip1.1, whole genome shotgun sequence genome, ggtttttctgtttttaactaaaactgatcaggtaatcttataatatcattcaagaagcttctaatactaatataatgataatatcatcctattatctctcttctctcataaagcgggtccggtttgtcaaactaagactatttacgaaaaaccgaatcaaaactcctaaccgatacggttcaaaaactaggttcttcgcgaccgCATTATtgagcttgtctcggaaaaggttctaacttaaagatgacataatgacaattaggattgagatacttgatgatatatcaaaggttttccccttactgatcttccggagaaattcgtactttcagaaaagatctcacgtactcgaaaatcggggttgttacattctaccctcctaacagaaaattttgccctcaaaattttagttacctgagaatagatgcggataatcagctttcatcttatcttccagttcccaagtgtgctcttcttctcctctttgtccccaagctactttgactaagcgaacagtcttgcctctcagctgcttatcacttctttctacgatcagagctggtgatgcttgatatgtcaaatcaattcgtaactgtactgtctctggttgtaaaatgtgactctcatcgggaatatatttcttaagttgcgagacatgaaaaacatcatgaaggtttgacagatatggaggaagggctacttgataagctactagaccgactcttttaagtatttggaaaggtcctatgtatcgagggttaagctttttagtcttaaagGCTCTTCCTATTCCAGTAGTCGGGGTTACTTTAAGAAAAacatggtctccctcactaaactctaagggtctacgtctattatcggcatagctcttttgacggctctgtgctgtctggatcttctggtggatcccctttatcttctcagtagtttcttgcactaagtctggacctaagacactagcttctccgtcgtcattccaacacaatggtgtctgacatctccttccgtagagagcttcatatggtgccatcccgatactttgttggtaactgttgttgtagacgaactcgaccaatggcaaatacctatcccaactgccttggttatccatcacacaagatcttagcatgtcttccaatgtctggattgtacactctgattgtccgtctgtctgaggatggtatgctgtactcatatgcaattctgttcccaatgctttctggaaagctccccagaatctggaagtaaaccttgaatctcgatctgaaacaattgacgAAGGTATTCCGTGCAAtcgtacgatttcttgaatatatatctaTGCCAGCCTTTCTAATGTATAGTCAACTCaaatcggaaggaagtgcgctgattttgtcaacctgtccacaattacccaaatggcattgtgtcctgttgaggtccttggcaatcccgtgacaaaacccatagtgatctgctcccatttctattgtggtatttctaagggttacaGGGTTCCTCACGGTTTTtggtgttccaccttcaccttctggcaggttaaacattttgagacataatcagctacctctttcttcaagcccggccaccagaacatttgtttcaaatcctgatacatctttgttactccaggatgcatagaaaatctactttgatgagcttctgcaaTAATACTTTGCCGCAAATCTCCAGagctagtgatgagcggataatttatacgctttttggcattgtttttagtatgcttttagtagaatctagttacttttagggatgttttcattaatttttatgttaaattcacatttctggactttactataagtttgtgtgtttttctgtgatttcaggtattttctggctgaaattgagggacttgagcaaaaatcagattcagaggttgaagaaggactgctgatgctgttggattctgacctccctgcactcaaagtggattttctggagttacagaactcgaaatggcgcgcttttaattgcgttggaaggtagacatccagggctttccagcaatatataatagtctatactttggtcaagaatagacgacgtaaactggcgttcaacgccagccttctacccaaatttggcgtctagcgccagaaaaggatccaaaaccagagttgaacgcccaaactggcacaaatactggcgttcaagtccacaaatggcctctgcacgtgcaacactcaggctcagcccaaacacacaccaagtgggccccggaagtggatttatgcatcaattacttactcatgtaaaccctagtagctagtttattataaataggaccttttactattgtatttggaatatttggattaccttatgatcctttgatcacgttttgggggctggccatctcggccatgcctggaccttcacttatgtattttcaacggtagagtttctacactccatagattaaggtgtggagctctgctgttcctcaaagattaatgcaaagtactactattttctattcaatttgtgacgaattatgaatgtgtaatcacgattacgcgtaccaagttgctcacgtgccaggaatagtttgcacctggacatcacaatttcgtgcaccaagtttttggcgccattgccggggattgtttgagtttggacaactgacggttcatcttgttgctcagattaggtaattttctttttattttattttcaaaaaaaaaaaacttttcaaaaatatttctaaaattttctcatctgttttcgaaaataatataaaaatgtttttcaaaaaaaatttattcaaaatttttaagaatgaattctagtgtttcatgaagcatgttgaagcctggctggctgtaaagccatgtctgttcctttgggaatgagtatgtcaggcatgtcatatctgaattacatgctgaagcttggctggccattggccatgtctagtgttttggaccggagctttcattgaaggcttggctggctagtgagccatgtctaattcctggactgaagctttagactaagaatgcaagattcctggaattcatgtaaaaaattttggaatccttatttttctttttcatataattttcaaaaaaaaaaattagaaaatcgtaaaaatcaaaaaaatttgtgtttattgtttgagtcttgagtcatatcataagtttggtgtcaattgcatgtgcatcttgtatttttcgaaaatttcatgcattcatggtgttcttcatgatcttcaagttattcttggtaagtcttcttgtttgatcttgatgattttttgttttgtgtcttttcatgtttatcatatgcattcttgaattcttagtgtctaagcattaaagaattctaagtttggtgtcttgcatgttttctttgcattaaaaatttttcaaaaataggttcttgatgttcatcttgacattcaaagtgttcttggtgttcatcttgacattcatatcattcatgcatgcattcattgttttgatctaaaaatttcatgcattgcataattttcatgtttttcaaaaaaatttcaaaaataaaaaaaaatatcttttcctttttctctcatcaaatttgaaatttggattgactttttcaaaaatttttaaaatcaaattgtttcttatgagtcaaatcaaattttcaatttgaaaatcttatctttttcaaaatttcttagttattttcgaaaattccaaaaaaaatttttcaaaaatctttttcttatttttataccaaattttcgaaaataacaatagcaattaatgttttgattcaaaaatttgaagtttgttacttgcttgttgagaaagattcaaactttaagttctagaatcatatcttgtgatttcttatgaatcaagtcattaattgtgattttaaaaatcaaatctttttcaaaactaattttatcatatcttttcaaaaatatcttctcatcttatctttttaaaaaatttgatttcaaaatatcttttctaacttcctaacttcttatcttttcaaaaatttgtttcaactaactaactaactttttgtttgtttcttaactttttcaaaactatctaactaactctctccctctaattttcaaaaatatcttccctctttttcaaaaatttctttttaattaactaattatttttatttttgatttaaaaaaaaattcgaaaaatactaacatttttcaaaaaccattttcaaaaatcactaactctttttcaaaaatatttttcgaaaattctctctcttccatcttattctatttactcattcatatcctaacatctcatctcacatctctgccatcctcacagttgtgtttcttccattatattacattctttgtctcccccttttCTTCCActtacaaagggatccctatactgtggtataaatgatctccattattgttattatttttctgtacccttttctttgtcatatgagtaggagcaaggacaagaatattcttgttgaagcagatccagaacctgaaaggactctgaagagaaaattaagagaagctaaaatacaacaatctagagataacctttcagaaattttcgaacaggaagaggagatggcagccaaaaataataataatgcaaggaggatgcttggtgactttactgcacctaattccaatttacatggaagaagcatctccattcctgccattggagcaaacaactttgagctgaaacctcaattagtttctctgatgcaNNNNNNNNNNNNNNNNNNNNNNNNNNNaactcagcaacagacagagaactctgaacaaaatacttctaatttagcaaatctagtctctgatctatctaaggccactgtaagtttcatgaatgaaacaaggtcttccattagaaatctggaagcacaagtgggccagctgagtaaaaggatcactagaatccctcctagtactctcccaagcaatacagaagagaacccaataggagagtgtaaggccattgacataagcaccatggccgaacctgtaagggaaggagaggatgtgaatcccaaggaggaagaccccctgggacgtccagtggtcaataaggagcttccctctgaggaaccaaaggaatctgagactcatctagagaccatagagattccattgaacctccttatgcccttcataagctctgatgagtactcctcttctgaagagaatgagaatgttactgaagagcaaactgccaagtttcttggtgcaatcatgaagctgaatgccaaattatttggcattgatacttgggaagttgaacctcccttgttcatcaatgaactaagtgatctggatcaactgacattgcctcagaagagacaggatcctggaaagttcataataccttgtaccataggcaccatgatctttaaggctctgtgtgaccttggttcaggaataaacctcatgtccctctctgtaatagagaaactgggaatttgtggggtgcaagctgctaaaatctcattagagatggcagacagttcaagaaaacaggcttatggacaagtagaggatgtgttagtaaaggttgaaggcctttacatccctgctgatttcatagtcctggatactggaaaggaagaggatgaatccatcatcctaggaagacctttcctggccacagcaagagctgtgattgatgttgacagaggtgaactagtccttcaatggaatgaggattcccttgtgtttaaaactcaaggatctccctctgcaaccatggagagaaagcatgaaaagcttctctcaaagcagagtcaaccagagcctccacagccaaactctaagtttggtgttgggaggccacaaccaaactctaagtttggtgttgaactcccatatccaaactctaagtttggtgttggagagtctcaacaaagctctgcacatctgtgaggctccatgagagcccactgtcaagctattgacattaaagaagcgcttcttgggaggcaacccaatgtttatctaattcttatttttattgtttttcatgttttcttaggttcatgatcatgtggagtcacaaaataaatagaaaaattgaaaacagaatcaaaaacagcagaagaacaaagaactatgttacgatggttcgggggaaatacttggattttagtccggagaatgtgaggttggcgttcaacttgccaaacatggaagagaacgcatgcccctacacaaggagagtcaactttgatcaaaggttgtaccaagtccttatggacatatgtgtagaaggagctcaatggaagtttgactccaaaggcaagccggttcaactaagaagattggacctcaagcctatagctagaggatggttggagttcattcaatgctcaatcattcccactagcaaccggtctgaagttactatagaccgggccatcatgatccatagcatcatgattggagaagaggtggaagttcatgagattatacctcaagaactctacaaggtggctgacaagtcctccactatggcaaggttagccttccctcacctcatttgccatctatgttactcagctggagctttcatagaaggagacattcctattaaggaagagaagcccatcactaagagaaagatggagcaagcaagagagcccattcatggagctcaagaggcacaggaagctcatcaccatgagatcccggagatgcctcaaatgcactttcctccacaaaactattgggagaaaatcaacaccttcctagaagaattgagttccaatatgggacaactaagggtggaacatcaagagcactccatcatgcttcatgaaaaaagagaagatcaaaaagcaatgagggaagagcaacaaagacaaggaagagacatagaagagctcaaggacatNNNNNNNNNNNNNNNNNNNNNNNNNNNNNNcttacagaactcgaaatggcgctcttccaattgcgttggaaagtagacatccagggctttccagcaatatataatagtccatactttggccaagaatagacgatgtaaacaggcgttcaacgccagccttctacccaaatctggcgtccagcgccagaaaaggatccaaaaccagagttgaacgcccaaactacttggacgacccagtgcacttgctggttagttgtatcgaagttgtgacgaattatgaatgtgtaatcacgattacgcgtaccaagttgctcacgtgccaggaatagtttgtgcctggacatcacaatttcgtgcaccagctaggcacacaaattctgttcttgtatctCCAGAGGCTGCTACGATCTAGTCTTACAGCTTCTAGTTCCTTTACtttcatccgtctcagcatcgtcatcatttctgaatcctgtgcttgtgcttgctgaatcctaatcttaaaatctggtgttatatgcaattgggccaaacggactccacttgacgtctcattcatagccaacttaaggtcctcaaattccgcgagtaacttttcttcctttatcatcatccaagagatattcaaattctttctgctcaaagcgtctgccaccacgttcgcttttcctgggtgataacttaacctaaaatcataatccttcagaaactccatccaccttcgctgtcgcatattaagatccttctggtcaaagatatactttaaacttttgtggtcagagaaaacttctagttaagcgccatacaaatagtgtctctagatcttcagagcaaacactacttcagccaactccaagtcatgcgtcggataatttcgttcatgaggtctcagctgccgggaagcataagccaccacatttttgTCTTGNNNNNNNNNNNNNNNNNNNNNNNNNNNNNNNNNNNNNATAGTGACCCTATCgagttctaaatgcagtcttcggtatatctgactctttcactcaaatctggtgatagcccgatcgcaaatcaatctttgaaaacacagttgcaccttttaactgatccattaaatcatctattcgtggaagtgggtacttgttcttgatagtgactttatttaactgtcggtaatctacacaaagtcgcattccaccatccttcttcttcactagcaacaccggagctccccaaggtgatgcgctgggacgaataaatttttttccaagtagctcatccatttgcttcttcaactctgcaagttccagtggtgacatccggtacggtgctatggaaatcggtctgGTTCCAGGTACAAGtttaatgctgaattctatctctcgctgaggaggaaactcaggtatgtcgtccgggaaaacatcaggaaattccttcaccactcggattcgttctaagcttagttcactatcACTCGAGccagccgctaacagaacgtacccctcacaatcactcccgtctaatgcgattcttacagaattcagatataaagtatgagacagaaatggtttaatatctaaactatcagacggaataacagcagttttttcatagcaatcaaggaaaacatgatacttagataaccaatctaaccctagaataacttctaaaccacatagaggcaaacagattagatcatgtataaaagttctgttcctaatagtgaatggtactcgcaggcacactaaactagtcaaagcattttgggatgcaggtgtatggacaatcagatcaaagttcaactcagagaaatctagtcccaactcacgagcaacagttaaaAAAACAAAGGAATACGATGCACCcgagtcatacagtacagttagaaatcgatcttTGACAatacactgaccttggatcagggcgtctgattgcatagcatcatcagcagtcatggcaaacactcgaccttgttgctgggttTGTACTGAATTTTGAGCGAATATCTTTGGGCATTCCTTAGCAATATGTCCAGTTCCTCCACATCTATAACAATTAAATGTTCCAAACAAACACGGCTTAATACCATGATCCTTCCCACATCATTTGCATGTAGTGTTCACCTGCGCCTGTTGAGGTCGTTTACCATTATCCTGCCTTGTTCTACCTCCGTTTCCACCCATAGGGCGAGCAGGGATGTTACCAGCCTGTGGGTTTCTTCGCTGTGGCACACCAGGTGTCTTGAAGTTTGTCCTTCGTGGTTGCCAATTATAATTATTGTAGCTCCTTGGTGGAAATCCTTGATGACTTGCTTTAGAGGCAATTACCTTCTTAGCACATTCTTCCACTAACTTACACTTATTAACCATCTCAGCAAAATTTCGTATCTCCAATGGAACTACTGAACTCATCAGATCCTCACGAAGGCCCCCTTCGAacttcaaacacttccattcttcaaagtcagcagGATTCCCTTGGCAGATCTTGGAGAAACGGCACAAGTCATCAAACTTACGGGCATATTCTGCAACAGTTGTGTTACCTTGtttcagctgcataagttccatctccttaGCGTCACGAGCTGCCCtcggaaaatacttcttataaaattcatcCTTAAAAGTATTCCAAGGAATATCGCCTTCATCTTGTTGCaacagtcgctgtatcccctgccaccaatgctcagCTTCTCCTTCCAGCATATAAGTAGCGAACTCCACGTGTTGGCCTTCCAGAACATGCTGCACTCGCAGTGATCGTTCAATAGCTCGAAACCAGTTGTCAGCAtcagtcgcaacgagtgtacctTTAAACTTAGGCGGTTTAACCTTCAGAAAAGTCGCAAGGTTCATAGGTCTTTCGAGATGCCccaagttattctcatcatttcCACTATCTTCCCCATGCTCATTCTCATTCCCGTTTCTCACTCCAAGACgatcaacagccctagccgctgctacTGCAGCCTCACGCACTACCTCAACCACAGCGTTCATGGTAGTCATAAACGTCtcctgttccctctcgtagttaacattaggaattccttcccgtatGCCTCGTCTCCGAGAACCCATCGtggtcctgttcacaccaaacaatcattattaaggtgatcagtcttaacacttcaagtcaagtgtgaacactCCCAGAATGAAAACACATagacaatcatgcaacacatatcacatagatatcctataagcatgagacacacaacagagtatgcaatgaagcatagtcagtccactccccaggctctattgggaatGAACTGCACTGATACCaacttgtaa is a window encoding:
- the LOC107636524 gene encoding uncharacterized protein LOC107636524; this translates as MGSRRRGIREGIPNVNYEREQETFMTTMNAVVEVVREAAVAAARAVDRLGVRNGNENEHGEDSGNDENNLGHLERPMNLATFLKVKPPKFKGTLVATDADNWFRAIERSLRVQHVLEGQHVEFATYMLEGEAEHWWQGIQRLLQQDEGDIPWNTFKDEFYKKYFPRAARDAKEMELMQLKQGNTTVAEYARKFDDLCRFSKICQGNPADFEEWKCLKFEGGLREDLMSSVVPLEIRNFAEMVNKCKLVEECAKKVIASKASHQGFPPRSYNNYNWQPRRTNFKTPGVPQRRNPQAGNIPARPMGGNGGRTRQDNGKRPQQAQVNTTCK